Proteins encoded by one window of Phosphitispora fastidiosa:
- a CDS encoding response regulator transcription factor, with translation MLKNGIILVADDEPKMRDLVKMYLGREGFEVIEAGDGESALELLKKSEIDLVILDIMMPKVDGLTVCREIRRDYDIPVIMLTARGEEIDRVLGFELGADDYVVKPFSPRELVARVKALLRRVGAKQPGEPGNILTFPGLVINHDAREVDVQGNKISLTPKEFELLAFLAKNSGRVFTREQLLEHVWGYDFYGDLRTVDTHVKKLREKLSRFGEAAAYLITVWGVGYKFEVGK, from the coding sequence TTGCTGAAAAACGGTATTATTCTTGTGGCAGACGATGAACCGAAAATGCGGGATTTGGTGAAAATGTACCTTGGCAGGGAAGGATTTGAAGTTATTGAGGCCGGGGACGGGGAGAGTGCCCTGGAGCTCCTCAAAAAATCGGAAATTGACCTGGTTATTCTTGATATTATGATGCCAAAGGTTGATGGCCTGACGGTATGCCGGGAAATAAGAAGGGATTATGATATACCGGTTATTATGCTCACGGCAAGGGGCGAGGAAATTGACCGGGTACTTGGCTTTGAACTGGGAGCTGATGATTATGTTGTCAAGCCCTTCAGCCCCAGAGAGCTGGTTGCCAGGGTCAAGGCTCTTTTAAGGCGGGTTGGCGCCAAACAGCCCGGTGAACCCGGAAATATTCTGACCTTCCCCGGGCTTGTAATCAATCATGATGCCAGGGAAGTTGATGTCCAGGGCAATAAAATCAGCCTGACTCCGAAGGAATTTGAATTGTTGGCCTTTTTGGCCAAAAACTCCGGCAGGGTTTTTACCAGAGAACAGCTGCTGGAGCACGTTTGGGGTTATGATTTCTATGGTGACCTGAGAACCGTGGATACACACGTAAAAAAACTTAGAGAGAAATTATCCCGCTTCGGAGAGGCGGCAGCCTATTTGATTACCGTTTGGGGAGTTGGATATAAATTTGAGGTGGGCAAATGA
- a CDS encoding FmdB family zinc ribbon protein — translation MPAYDFRCKSCDSQFTVRVSISERDKVRCPDCGTSNVKQVLTPFSVTVKGSPGKTSCDSGCGSGSMFG, via the coding sequence ATGCCGGCTTATGATTTCAGGTGCAAGAGCTGTGACAGTCAATTTACCGTCAGGGTATCGATAAGCGAAAGAGATAAGGTAAGGTGCCCTGACTGTGGGACTTCAAATGTCAAACAGGTCTTGACGCCATTTTCTGTTACGGTTAAAGGCTCGCCGGGAAAAACTTCGTGTGACTCCGGGTGCGGGTCTGGCTCAATGTTTGGCTGA
- a CDS encoding 4Fe-4S binding protein, translated as MGMIMMEKRAVVIPDRCKICRSCMAREACPAKAIEQEEPDEPYYINSFCQGCGKCITHCPSKAVIMV; from the coding sequence ATGGGAATGATAATGATGGAGAAAAGAGCGGTAGTAATCCCGGACAGATGTAAAATATGCAGGTCGTGCATGGCGCGTGAGGCTTGTCCTGCCAAGGCCATTGAGCAGGAAGAACCAGATGAACCATATTACATTAATTCCTTTTGCCAGGGCTGTGGCAAATGTATAACACATTGCCCTTCAAAGGCTGTGATTATGGTTTGA
- the trxB gene encoding thioredoxin-disulfide reductase, translated as MNDYDAVIIGGGPAGLSAGLYAARAKLKTVLIERGMPGGQASTTDMIENYPGFPEGIPGPDLVMNMDIQARRFGVEPKFTDVLSVAEMPAGGYQVKTSDGDLTTKTVIIAAGALSRPLGIPGEEEFRGRGVSYCATCDGAFFQGKKVAVVGGGDSSVQEAIYLTKFAEKVYIIHRRDELRATKVLQEKAQSNDRIEFILDSVVTNVMGNEQVEAVKVKNIKSGEEKAVAVDGVFVYIGKDPSTELFKGFVDTDERGYIITDAKMQTSRQGVFAAGDVRQTPLRQVVTAVADGAVAAVSAEEYIEYLK; from the coding sequence ATGAATGATTATGATGCAGTAATTATTGGCGGCGGGCCGGCGGGCTTGTCGGCAGGTCTTTATGCAGCCAGAGCGAAACTGAAAACCGTTCTGATAGAGCGGGGGATGCCGGGAGGCCAAGCTTCCACAACTGATATGATTGAAAACTACCCGGGATTTCCTGAAGGGATACCCGGTCCCGATTTGGTGATGAATATGGATATTCAGGCCAGACGTTTTGGGGTTGAGCCCAAATTTACCGATGTGCTGTCAGTTGCCGAGATGCCTGCCGGGGGGTATCAGGTAAAGACTTCTGATGGGGACCTGACCACCAAAACAGTAATAATTGCAGCAGGGGCGCTTTCCAGACCCCTGGGTATTCCCGGGGAGGAAGAGTTCCGGGGACGCGGGGTGTCATACTGCGCCACCTGTGACGGGGCGTTTTTCCAGGGGAAAAAAGTAGCGGTGGTCGGCGGAGGGGATTCCTCAGTTCAGGAAGCCATATACCTGACAAAATTCGCGGAGAAGGTTTATATCATTCACCGCAGGGATGAGCTCAGGGCTACCAAGGTACTGCAGGAAAAAGCCCAGTCTAATGACCGGATAGAATTTATCCTGGATTCTGTGGTCACAAATGTGATGGGGAATGAACAGGTTGAAGCTGTAAAGGTAAAAAATATTAAGTCCGGTGAGGAAAAAGCCGTTGCTGTTGACGGGGTCTTTGTATACATCGGTAAAGATCCTTCAACAGAGCTTTTTAAGGGCTTTGTAGATACCGATGAACGGGGTTACATCATTACTGATGCCAAGATGCAGACATCCCGGCAGGGAGTGTTCGCGGCAGGTGACGTACGCCAGACGCCGCTGCGTCAGGTGGTCACAGCCGTCGCTGACGGAGCCGTGGCTGCAGTGTCAGCTGAAGAGTATATCGAATACTTGAAGTAA
- a CDS encoding biotin-dependent carboxyltransferase family protein has product MFAAKVIHRGFLTTVQDLGRFGYRHLGVPVSGAADCWALITANRLVGNEPGAACLEMTLAGPGLLFSKDCIVAMTGADMSPRIFGRKAPMWESFLCSAGDLLSFGYRRKGCRTYLAFAGGIDTAPVMGSRSTFLTGGFGGHGGRLLAKGDCLPVRNGPEIEKLSLENMLGKRYPVNRRPVYAGRITVRAVPGIDRGLFSELVYRKLFDTEYMVTGQSDRMGCRLEGNNLVVSRTEALTESFPVTPGSIQVLPTGKPVILMHDAQSTGGYPQIGCIIAADLWKVAQAVPGDAIKFLETDVPTALKILNDKYKEAEVMDRAPQTEFYQNTGENRYKVTIKVQNLCYNK; this is encoded by the coding sequence ATGTTTGCTGCTAAAGTAATTCACCGGGGATTCCTGACGACAGTTCAGGACCTGGGCAGGTTTGGATATAGACATCTGGGGGTACCGGTTTCCGGTGCAGCCGATTGTTGGGCTCTGATTACTGCCAATCGACTTGTGGGTAATGAGCCTGGTGCGGCTTGCCTGGAGATGACCCTGGCAGGCCCCGGTCTGTTATTTAGCAAAGATTGTATTGTTGCCATGACAGGTGCAGACATGAGTCCCAGGATATTCGGCAGGAAAGCCCCCATGTGGGAAAGTTTTCTCTGCAGTGCGGGTGATCTGCTTAGTTTTGGTTATCGCAGGAAGGGGTGCCGGACTTACCTGGCATTTGCCGGTGGAATTGATACTGCGCCTGTTATGGGAAGCCGGTCCACCTTTTTGACCGGGGGATTTGGCGGCCACGGTGGGCGGCTCCTGGCAAAAGGGGACTGCTTACCGGTTAGAAACGGTCCTGAAATCGAAAAATTATCCCTTGAAAACATGCTTGGAAAAAGATATCCTGTAAACAGACGACCTGTATATGCCGGTAGAATTACCGTCAGGGCTGTACCCGGTATTGACCGGGGCCTATTTTCAGAATTAGTATACCGTAAACTATTTGACACAGAATATATGGTAACCGGGCAGTCCGACAGGATGGGCTGCCGTCTGGAGGGTAACAATCTAGTTGTTTCCCGGACAGAGGCATTGACAGAGTCCTTTCCGGTAACTCCTGGCAGTATCCAGGTGCTGCCGACAGGGAAACCGGTTATTCTGATGCATGATGCCCAATCCACCGGAGGATATCCTCAGATTGGTTGTATCATTGCTGCTGACCTGTGGAAGGTGGCTCAGGCTGTACCGGGGGATGCAATAAAATTTTTGGAGACAGATGTACCTACAGCTCTAAAAATATTAAATGATAAGTATAAAGAAGCTGAGGTCATGGACAGGGCTCCACAAACCGAGTTTTACCAAAACACCGGAGAGAACCGGTATAAAGTGACCATAAAGGTTCAAAACCTTTGCTATAACAAATAA
- the pxpB gene encoding 5-oxoprolinase subunit PxpB gives MNIEIRFMGDSALVILYGPKQTKSGLSALPQDEDRIQRETAGIERDYLCLSRDRPLWITDIVPCFSSIGVYYNPVLISPVEAEDFIRRRLTREAGPIPAKTAAVSIPVRYGGEYGPDLQAVSEVLAMTPEEVICEHCQKTYNVWAIGFLPGFPYMGSLSAKIVLPRKATPVRTVAAGSVAIAGYQTGIYPYDSPGGWHIIGRTEMKMFDPERAEPCLLKPGDRVRFVRMGT, from the coding sequence ATGAACATAGAGATCAGGTTTATGGGGGACAGCGCCTTAGTCATATTATATGGGCCAAAACAGACAAAAAGCGGTCTCTCCGCACTACCTCAGGATGAGGATAGGATCCAACGGGAAACTGCCGGAATAGAGCGGGACTATCTTTGCCTGTCCCGTGACAGACCTCTGTGGATAACGGATATTGTGCCATGTTTCAGCAGTATCGGGGTATACTATAATCCTGTATTAATCAGCCCTGTTGAAGCTGAAGACTTTATCCGCAGGCGCTTAACCCGGGAGGCCGGACCTATCCCGGCAAAAACCGCAGCGGTGTCCATTCCTGTCCGGTATGGAGGTGAGTATGGTCCCGACCTTCAGGCAGTATCAGAAGTTCTCGCCATGACCCCTGAAGAAGTTATCTGCGAACATTGTCAAAAGACTTATAACGTTTGGGCAATTGGCTTTTTACCGGGGTTTCCTTATATGGGGAGCCTCTCTGCTAAAATTGTCCTGCCTCGCAAAGCGACTCCGGTCAGAACAGTGGCGGCGGGTTCAGTGGCTATTGCCGGATACCAGACAGGGATCTATCCTTATGATTCCCCTGGGGGTTGGCATATCATCGGCAGGACTGAAATGAAAATGTTTGACCCTGAAAGGGCAGAACCTTGTCTTTTGAAACCGGGTGACAGGGTGCGTTTTGTCAGAATGGGAACATAA
- a CDS encoding sensor histidine kinase: protein MINRSLVGKLWLAILVLIILVMFFLGVFLSQFFGDFYFSLKSQELVRNGAEIADMIASAPDRQEWQEELTMISRYIDAKIVITDRRGLIRSCTIQGGGMHRGDKLMYPDVERILEGDIVTQRGEYPGLEMTVLSVGVPIKIKNQVIGAVFLHSPVEPVTDTVKTVQKFIMYGTVGTIILATILAFILSKKVTKPVLDMNRVALEMARGNFRERVIPESQDELGLLGNTLNFLSAELQKNIEALSTEKDQLESIIRSMTDAVVTFDINGSVLLINPPARELFKLRAETGTPHINDLSAIPMVAEMFQEALAEKKEMKGEIPFEEKTLKAVLAPLRNQDGNIRGIVAVLQDVTKEKRLEMLRREFVANVSHELRSPLSLLQGYVEALADGLAENEEERGQYLNILLDETLRLRRLVNDLLDLTQMETGNMTMRFDKISLSELIIRVTDRLRPLFAERGKEMTVAVPDKLPPVLGDEDRLQQVLVNLLDNAAKFTPEGGVVRVSAVTGHDRVDISVTDSGPGIPESELEQIWERFYKADKARTRDEAGGTGLGLAIVKNIIQAHRGSVSVTSEPERGTTFKVSLNIYDEGVSKKI from the coding sequence ATGATCAACCGCAGCCTGGTAGGGAAATTATGGCTGGCAATATTGGTTTTGATTATCCTGGTAATGTTTTTCCTGGGTGTCTTTTTATCCCAGTTTTTTGGTGACTTTTACTTTTCCCTTAAATCCCAGGAACTGGTTAGAAATGGCGCCGAAATTGCAGATATGATTGCATCTGCTCCGGATCGCCAGGAATGGCAGGAAGAGCTTACGATGATAAGCCGGTACATAGATGCCAAAATTGTGATTACTGACAGGAGAGGGCTTATCAGGTCGTGCACTATTCAGGGCGGGGGCATGCATCGGGGAGATAAACTAATGTACCCTGATGTTGAAAGAATCCTGGAAGGTGATATTGTCACCCAAAGGGGAGAATATCCCGGTCTGGAGATGACCGTGCTTTCCGTGGGAGTACCTATCAAAATAAAGAATCAGGTAATCGGTGCAGTATTTCTGCATTCCCCGGTTGAGCCGGTAACCGATACGGTAAAAACTGTTCAGAAGTTTATTATGTATGGCACTGTAGGCACCATAATTTTGGCCACGATACTTGCATTTATCCTTTCCAAAAAAGTCACCAAACCCGTCCTTGACATGAATAGAGTCGCTTTGGAAATGGCCAGAGGCAATTTTCGGGAACGGGTAATCCCGGAATCTCAGGATGAGTTGGGGCTATTGGGCAACACCCTTAATTTTCTTTCTGCTGAGCTCCAGAAGAACATTGAAGCGCTGTCAACTGAAAAGGACCAATTAGAAAGCATTATCAGGAGTATGACAGATGCAGTGGTCACTTTTGATATCAATGGCAGTGTTTTGTTGATCAATCCACCTGCCAGGGAGCTTTTTAAACTCAGAGCAGAGACAGGAACCCCGCATATTAATGACCTTTCGGCCATTCCCATGGTTGCGGAAATGTTTCAGGAGGCATTGGCGGAGAAAAAGGAAATGAAAGGTGAGATACCTTTTGAGGAAAAGACACTTAAAGCTGTGCTGGCTCCGCTGCGGAATCAGGATGGAAACATCCGGGGAATTGTGGCAGTACTCCAGGATGTAACCAAGGAAAAGAGGCTGGAAATGCTGCGGAGGGAGTTTGTGGCCAATGTCTCCCATGAACTCAGGAGCCCTTTAAGCCTGCTGCAGGGATATGTGGAGGCCCTTGCTGACGGGTTGGCGGAGAACGAGGAAGAGCGCGGGCAGTACCTAAATATCCTGCTTGACGAAACCCTTAGACTGCGCAGGCTGGTTAATGACCTGCTGGACCTTACTCAGATGGAAACTGGAAACATGACTATGAGATTTGACAAGATATCCTTAAGTGAACTGATAATAAGGGTTACCGACAGGCTGCGGCCGCTCTTTGCGGAAAGAGGTAAAGAAATGACCGTAGCTGTTCCGGATAAGCTGCCTCCGGTATTGGGGGATGAAGACAGGCTGCAGCAGGTCTTGGTCAATCTCCTGGACAATGCAGCCAAGTTCACTCCCGAAGGGGGTGTGGTTCGGGTTTCCGCAGTTACCGGGCATGACCGGGTTGATATCAGTGTAACGGATTCCGGCCCCGGAATTCCGGAATCAGAGCTTGAACAGATATGGGAACGCTTCTATAAGGCCGATAAGGCCAGAACCAGGGACGAGGCAGGGGGGACGGGTCTGGGGTTGGCCATAGTAAAAAATATTATTCAGGCTCACCGGGGCAGTGTAAGTGTGACCAGCGAACCGGAGCGAGGGACTACTTTTAAAGTCAGCCTGAACATATATGATGAAGGGGTAAGCAAAAAAATATGA
- a CDS encoding 5-oxoprolinase subunit PxpA, whose protein sequence is MSEWEHNGGKNGVIWMPSIDINCDLGEGFGIYSFGQDREIIGLVTSANIACGFHAGGPEQMHETVSLCLRNDVAIGAHPGYPDLQGFGRRAITYSFSEIKNMIIYQVGALAAIAGSLGGRVEYIKPHGALYNTAAVDSLTASAVLEAAAGLGGLPLMVPAGSVIARLAEEQGMIVIREGFADRNYNDDGTLVARAGGNALIKSPVRAAAQVVMMAREGKITTVGGNEIDLNVDSVCVHGDNPEALAALKEIRRALAENNIGVVKISQLLGG, encoded by the coding sequence TTGTCAGAATGGGAACATAATGGCGGGAAGAACGGGGTGATATGGATGCCTTCGATAGATATAAACTGTGATCTGGGAGAAGGTTTTGGCATATACAGCTTTGGCCAGGACCGGGAAATTATCGGCCTGGTAACCTCTGCCAATATTGCCTGTGGATTTCATGCCGGCGGTCCTGAACAAATGCATGAGACGGTAAGCTTATGTTTACGGAATGATGTGGCTATTGGAGCGCATCCCGGTTATCCTGACCTGCAGGGGTTTGGCAGGAGGGCAATCACATACAGCTTTTCCGAAATTAAAAACATGATTATTTACCAGGTAGGCGCCCTTGCAGCAATAGCCGGTTCCCTGGGAGGCCGAGTGGAATATATCAAGCCACATGGGGCGCTCTATAATACTGCGGCGGTTGATTCTCTTACCGCTTCAGCTGTACTCGAGGCTGCCGCAGGTTTGGGCGGACTGCCCCTGATGGTTCCCGCGGGGTCCGTAATTGCACGGTTGGCAGAGGAACAGGGAATGATAGTAATCAGGGAAGGATTTGCTGACCGTAACTATAATGACGATGGGACTCTGGTCGCCAGGGCCGGAGGAAATGCTTTAATCAAAAGCCCGGTCAGGGCTGCAGCACAGGTAGTAATGATGGCCAGGGAAGGAAAAATTACTACTGTAGGTGGAAATGAAATAGATTTAAATGTGGACAGTGTCTGTGTTCATGGTGACAATCCCGAAGCGTTAGCTGCTTTAAAGGAAATTCGCAGGGCGCTGGCAGAAAACAATATTGGTGTGGTCAAGATATCACAATTATTGGGTGGTTGA
- a CDS encoding class I SAM-dependent methyltransferase has product MLTVPASSLSRYLPLFESLQNKTVLDYGSGNLRNAIYLHRRGYKVYAVDLPGRIKSKALPRLSLLFADELKDLSLDANIAICTFVLNLIDSNKRIEVMDTIAANMSRGGYFLVETRGLTLRELDLLIVPRGFARIHDQRGRYTMIALYKYLGAYH; this is encoded by the coding sequence ATGTTAACGGTGCCTGCCAGCAGTCTGTCCCGATATCTTCCTCTGTTTGAGAGCCTCCAGAATAAGACCGTACTCGACTACGGATCAGGGAATCTCCGCAATGCTATTTATCTGCACCGGAGAGGGTATAAAGTCTATGCTGTTGACCTGCCCGGGAGGATTAAAAGCAAAGCTTTGCCAAGGCTAAGCCTTTTATTTGCAGATGAATTAAAAGACCTTAGCCTGGATGCAAATATAGCCATATGTACTTTTGTCCTAAACCTGATAGACTCAAACAAGAGAATAGAAGTAATGGATACAATTGCTGCTAATATGTCCAGGGGAGGGTATTTCCTTGTGGAGACCAGGGGATTAACCCTCAGGGAACTGGATCTGCTGATAGTACCCCGGGGGTTTGCCAGGATTCATGACCAACGTGGTAGGTATACCATGATAGCATTGTACAAATACCTTGGAGCATATCACTAA
- a CDS encoding universal stress protein encodes METNEVREKSAEWMTMDEITAVPQPVKKILLATDGSVSAIKATKFSIGLARKVNAEILAVYVSGNEDSFEIPKELKGKKFFGGVHPCEAGLAVAKAFGQENGVTVNTTILRGSVPRNIVKAAIADNVDLIVLGESGRTDLSRISLGSVSETVMRLAPCSVLIARDSTEK; translated from the coding sequence ATGGAGACGAATGAAGTTAGGGAAAAAAGCGCAGAATGGATGACCATGGATGAAATAACCGCTGTTCCCCAACCTGTTAAAAAGATTTTACTGGCTACTGACGGGTCGGTATCAGCAATAAAAGCTACTAAATTCTCTATTGGGCTGGCAAGAAAGGTAAATGCTGAAATCCTGGCTGTATATGTATCGGGAAACGAAGATAGTTTTGAAATCCCTAAGGAACTAAAGGGCAAAAAGTTTTTTGGGGGTGTACACCCGTGTGAGGCAGGGCTTGCTGTTGCCAAGGCCTTTGGTCAGGAGAACGGGGTGACGGTAAACACCACCATTCTGAGGGGAAGTGTACCCAGGAATATTGTCAAGGCTGCGATTGCGGACAATGTTGACTTGATAGTATTGGGTGAATCCGGGAGAACCGATTTGTCCCGCATATCCCTTGGTTCTGTATCTGAGACAGTTATGAGGCTGGCGCCATGTTCAGTGCTCATAGCACGTGACAGCACAGAAAAATAG
- a CDS encoding nucleotide pyrophosphohydrolase has product MEVRDMQQEVDQWIGQFEEGYWHPLSMLARMTEEVGELAREVNHIYGQKTKKAGEKEGSLALELADILFIIICMANSLELDLETAFQEMMEKYRQRDSERWTRKSESDSSRK; this is encoded by the coding sequence GTGGAAGTCAGGGATATGCAGCAGGAGGTTGATCAATGGATCGGACAGTTTGAGGAAGGCTACTGGCATCCTCTTTCAATGCTGGCCCGAATGACTGAGGAGGTCGGGGAGCTGGCCCGGGAAGTAAATCATATTTATGGACAAAAAACCAAAAAAGCAGGTGAAAAAGAAGGCAGCCTGGCTCTGGAACTGGCTGATATACTTTTCATTATTATCTGTATGGCTAATTCACTGGAGCTTGATTTGGAAACAGCCTTCCAAGAAATGATGGAAAAATACCGGCAGCGGGATTCTGAGCGATGGACACGAAAAAGTGAATCAGACAGCAGCCGGAAATAG
- the pgsA gene encoding CDP-diacylglycerol--glycerol-3-phosphate 3-phosphatidyltransferase, translating into MINLPNMITVVRILLVPVFLIVFWAAGPHRVLWGMLILAVAGITDVIDGYLARKLHMVTPLGKILDPLADKLMVISVMTSLFMIGRFPFWLVVLVIVKELLLVTGSLFMVIRKHLQVSANFYGKAATIAIYAALFFSAFKITGASLVTVLAGIISVIALSNYALSFARRRTY; encoded by the coding sequence ATGATTAATCTACCAAATATGATAACTGTTGTCAGAATACTGCTGGTTCCGGTTTTTCTAATAGTGTTCTGGGCTGCCGGCCCCCACCGCGTGCTATGGGGAATGTTAATATTGGCGGTGGCAGGAATAACTGATGTAATTGACGGTTATCTGGCCAGAAAACTGCATATGGTAACACCTCTGGGTAAAATCCTTGATCCCCTGGCAGATAAACTCATGGTAATATCTGTGATGACCTCATTGTTTATGATTGGAAGGTTTCCTTTTTGGCTGGTGGTCTTGGTAATAGTTAAGGAATTGCTTCTGGTGACCGGAAGCTTATTCATGGTGATCAGGAAACACCTGCAGGTAAGCGCCAACTTCTACGGTAAAGCTGCCACAATTGCCATTTATGCCGCCCTGTTTTTCAGCGCTTTTAAAATTACAGGAGCTTCCCTGGTAACTGTCCTTGCCGGAATTATATCAGTTATAGCCCTGAGTAATTACGCCCTGAGTTTTGCCCGCCGCCGTACATATTAA